A window from Myxococcus fulvus encodes these proteins:
- a CDS encoding RNA polymerase sigma factor, giving the protein MSSRPRLRVVEPPSGDSGADFEAFARQYQPLLFAILRKYCVGIEHEVEDLVHDVLLRALLRWDHLQRWDTFKQRSWLGRVAENCFLDRCRRRRSESDRLRGLLELAVDAEERDALEQDELWGYVGVEDLRWALSFLSPTLRRTFELYLQGWSYSRIARETGVAPGTVGARLHHARLELREVLKETAERRRRERRQ; this is encoded by the coding sequence ATGAGCTCGAGGCCGCGATTGAGGGTGGTGGAGCCTCCGTCAGGGGATTCAGGCGCGGATTTCGAGGCATTCGCCCGCCAGTATCAACCGCTGCTGTTTGCCATTCTTCGCAAGTACTGTGTCGGGATTGAACATGAAGTGGAGGATTTGGTGCACGATGTGTTGCTTCGTGCGCTCCTCCGGTGGGACCACCTACAGCGTTGGGACACCTTCAAGCAGCGCTCGTGGTTGGGGCGGGTGGCGGAGAACTGTTTCCTGGACCGGTGTCGGCGTCGCCGCAGTGAGTCGGACCGGCTGCGGGGGCTGCTCGAGCTGGCCGTGGACGCGGAGGAGCGCGACGCGCTGGAGCAGGACGAGCTCTGGGGCTACGTCGGCGTGGAGGACTTACGGTGGGCGCTGAGCTTCCTGAGTCCCACGCTGCGTCGGACCTTCGAGTTGTATCTCCAGGGGTGGTCCTACTCGCGAATCGCCCGGGAGACGGGCGTGGCGCCGGGCACGGTGGGGGCGCGGCTGCACCACGCGAGGTTGGAGCTGCGCGAGGTCTTGAAGGAGACGGCTGAGCGGCGTCGGCGGGAGCGGAGGCAATGA
- a CDS encoding protein-disulfide reductase DsbD family protein: MNAKKLGLMAVLAGVAVVVVPWLLPTGPSTELDAARFLESGSLFLGAAIVFGGGLLTALTPCVYPLIPITVSVFGARKAESRGKAMLLTTSYIVGMGVVFSGLGILAAKTGQAFGSMLGHPAVVTGLAVFLLLLASSMFGAFELALPSGLQTRLNSVGGAGVAGAFLMGSVSGFLAAPCTGPVLTGLLAFVAKTANVTLGASLLFIYALGIGVPFFILGVSTVRLPKSGVWMEWVKSVLGIMLVALAFSYLKDASPWARDVVKAAGAELGRLPGAALAGALAVVGVLLGAVHRSFKEGARDFSFKAFGVALVVVALMVRGGALDAGPVGELWVRLGVAERPQAPTWAWDHVMPAKKATFSREAFDQVLAQAKAEGRPVLIDFFADWCAACKELDRETYPAPQVISQSSEGQFLTIKIDATNSDDALDALMERFGVEGLPTVAFVSQTGTELKRPRVTGFLEPVPFAEQMRKARCSEGASC, encoded by the coding sequence ATGAATGCCAAGAAGCTCGGGTTGATGGCCGTACTGGCCGGCGTGGCGGTGGTGGTGGTGCCGTGGCTGTTGCCCACCGGCCCCAGCACCGAGCTCGACGCGGCGCGTTTCCTGGAGTCGGGCAGCCTCTTCCTCGGCGCGGCCATCGTCTTCGGCGGGGGTCTGCTCACCGCGCTGACGCCCTGCGTCTACCCGCTCATTCCCATCACGGTCTCCGTCTTCGGCGCCCGGAAGGCGGAGAGCCGGGGCAAGGCGATGCTGCTCACCACGTCCTACATCGTGGGCATGGGCGTGGTGTTCAGCGGCCTGGGCATCCTGGCGGCGAAGACGGGCCAGGCGTTCGGCTCGATGTTGGGGCACCCCGCGGTGGTGACGGGGCTGGCGGTGTTCCTGCTGCTGCTCGCCTCGTCGATGTTCGGCGCGTTCGAGCTGGCGCTGCCGTCGGGGCTGCAGACGCGGCTGAACTCGGTGGGCGGCGCGGGTGTGGCGGGCGCGTTCCTGATGGGCAGCGTGTCGGGCTTCCTGGCGGCGCCGTGCACGGGGCCGGTGCTCACGGGGCTGCTCGCCTTCGTGGCGAAGACGGCGAACGTGACGCTGGGCGCGTCGCTGCTGTTCATCTATGCGTTGGGCATCGGCGTGCCGTTCTTCATCCTCGGTGTGTCCACGGTGCGGCTGCCCAAGAGCGGCGTGTGGATGGAGTGGGTGAAGAGCGTGCTGGGCATCATGCTCGTCGCGCTGGCGTTCAGCTATCTGAAGGACGCGTCGCCGTGGGCGCGCGACGTGGTGAAGGCGGCGGGCGCGGAGCTGGGGCGTCTGCCGGGCGCGGCGCTGGCGGGTGCGCTCGCGGTGGTGGGCGTGCTCCTGGGCGCGGTGCACCGCTCGTTCAAGGAAGGCGCGCGCGACTTCTCGTTCAAGGCGTTCGGTGTGGCGCTGGTGGTGGTGGCGCTGATGGTGCGCGGTGGCGCGCTGGACGCGGGCCCGGTGGGCGAGCTGTGGGTGCGTCTGGGCGTGGCCGAGCGTCCGCAGGCGCCGACGTGGGCGTGGGACCACGTGATGCCCGCGAAGAAGGCGACCTTCTCTCGCGAGGCGTTCGACCAGGTGCTGGCCCAGGCGAAGGCCGAGGGCCGCCCGGTGCTCATCGACTTCTTCGCGGACTGGTGCGCGGCCTGCAAGGAGCTGGACCGCGAGACGTATCCAGCGCCGCAGGTCATCTCGCAGTCGTCCGAGGGGCAGTTCCTCACCATCAAGATCGACGCGACGAACAGCGACGACGCGCTCGACGCGCTGATGGAGCGCTTCGGCGTGGAGGGCCTGCCCACCGTGGCCTTCGTGTCGCAGACGGGCACGGAGCTCAAGCGCCCGCGCGTCACCGGCTTCCTGGAGCCCGTGCCGTTCGCCGAGCAGATGCGCAAGGCGCGCTGCAGCGAGGGCGCCTCCTGCTGA
- a CDS encoding sensor histidine kinase — MGPLFAYSLVPVLSVSLLLCFTAALRGRDAAGLTLYCLATAFWSGSLLLLCVPQAAWLGERFAASGAFTAAAFFHTAQDVSRQRSPRLVVLAYVVATVVTGVGALFPDALYGPLAMKRGPLFWPTMALSVSAAGVPLVLLARSYRKETPERRPLLRSLGIVGALAYSGGLATALLLSAGYALPFGMYLVLASLLVLVHVINAHQPPSERRLLERSLVYSAMAAVLSAGFLFGVLTLMAGSGQPFLAEYRAGAFFLLALAALAFEPLRQGLQEWLGRRLLRGRATGTELVAALAEQETRADQAARLAELGQFSSAVAHEVRNPLGVLAAQLKLLERQGADADTLAGMREQISRAGHFVDELLRYGRPRPLELRRVDVQATVALAYSTARQGLGALAPDVSFELEEGESLSMEADQSQLSQVFVIVLENALLALREVTHPRLQVRLSRTDTMLQVLVEDSGPGIPPELLPRLFQPFVTGRRREGPRPGTGLGLAIARGILERHGGSVRASRSGSLGGACFTLSLPLKQPAPLSAAAS, encoded by the coding sequence ATGGGGCCCCTGTTCGCCTACAGCCTCGTGCCTGTCCTGTCGGTGTCGCTCCTCTTGTGTTTCACGGCCGCGCTGCGAGGCCGGGACGCCGCGGGGCTGACGCTGTACTGCCTCGCCACCGCGTTCTGGAGCGGCTCGCTCCTCTTGTTGTGCGTGCCCCAGGCCGCGTGGCTCGGCGAGCGCTTCGCCGCCAGTGGCGCCTTCACCGCCGCCGCCTTCTTCCACACCGCGCAGGACGTCTCGCGCCAGCGCTCCCCCCGGCTGGTGGTGCTCGCGTACGTCGTGGCCACTGTCGTCACCGGGGTGGGGGCGCTCTTCCCGGACGCGCTCTACGGCCCCCTGGCGATGAAGCGCGGGCCGCTGTTCTGGCCCACCATGGCGCTGTCGGTCTCCGCGGCGGGCGTGCCCCTGGTGCTCCTGGCGCGCTCGTACCGGAAGGAGACGCCCGAGCGCCGGCCGCTCCTGCGCAGCCTGGGCATCGTCGGCGCGCTCGCGTACTCGGGCGGGCTGGCCACGGCGCTGCTGCTGTCCGCGGGCTACGCGCTGCCCTTCGGGATGTACCTGGTGCTGGCCTCGTTGCTGGTGCTCGTGCACGTCATCAACGCGCACCAGCCGCCCTCCGAGCGCAGGCTCCTGGAGCGCAGCCTCGTCTACTCGGCGATGGCGGCGGTGCTGTCCGCGGGCTTCCTCTTTGGCGTGCTGACGCTGATGGCGGGCAGCGGCCAGCCCTTCCTCGCCGAGTACCGTGCGGGCGCCTTCTTCCTGCTCGCCCTGGCGGCGCTCGCCTTCGAGCCGCTGCGTCAGGGGCTCCAGGAGTGGCTGGGACGCAGGCTGCTGAGAGGGCGCGCCACGGGCACGGAGCTGGTGGCGGCGCTGGCGGAGCAGGAGACCCGCGCGGATCAGGCCGCGCGCCTGGCGGAGCTGGGACAGTTCTCCTCGGCCGTGGCCCATGAGGTGCGAAACCCGCTGGGCGTGCTCGCCGCGCAACTGAAGCTGCTGGAGCGCCAGGGCGCGGACGCGGACACGCTGGCCGGCATGCGCGAGCAGATCTCCCGCGCGGGCCACTTCGTCGACGAGCTGTTGCGCTACGGCCGGCCCCGCCCGCTGGAGCTGCGACGGGTGGATGTCCAGGCCACCGTGGCGCTGGCGTACTCCACCGCGCGACAGGGATTGGGCGCCCTGGCGCCGGACGTGTCCTTCGAGCTGGAGGAGGGGGAATCGCTGTCCATGGAGGCGGACCAGTCCCAGCTCTCCCAAGTGTTTGTCATTGTCCTGGAGAACGCATTGCTCGCGCTGCGGGAGGTCACCCATCCCAGGCTCCAGGTCCGTCTGTCTCGAACAGACACGATGCTCCAGGTCCTCGTGGAGGACAGCGGTCCGGGCATCCCACCGGAGCTGTTGCCCCGGCTGTTCCAGCCCTTCGTCACGGGGCGGCGGCGCGAGGGTCCTCGCCCGGGGACGGGGCTGGGATTGGCCATCGCCCGCGGCATCCTGGAGCGCCACGGAGGCTCGGTGCGGGCCAGCCGCTCCGGGTCGCTGGGTGGCGCATGTTTCACCCTCTCCTTGCCGCTGAAGCAGCCCGCACCGCTCTCCGCCGCTGCTTCATGA
- a CDS encoding tRNA-uridine aminocarboxypropyltransferase, producing MRSRTPEDLAGRCPRCFLPSPLCLCAELPSIPTRTELLVIRHHKETLKSTNTARMAALALPRCHIVSYGSPGQRFDASVLEDDGSTWLLFPDAQQTVAPEAEKPRRLIVLDGSWGQARRMVQRLPGLRRLPGLKLPPPPVDSRRLRRPPHPDGMSTIEAIAGALAYLEGEDVARPLYDLHEKMIDRVLASRGRGPAPSCDEDDGD from the coding sequence ATGAGGTCTCGAACTCCGGAGGACCTCGCGGGCCGCTGTCCGCGCTGCTTCCTGCCTTCCCCGCTGTGCCTGTGCGCCGAGCTCCCGAGCATCCCCACGCGCACGGAGCTGCTCGTCATCCGTCACCACAAGGAGACGCTGAAGTCGACGAACACCGCGCGCATGGCGGCGCTCGCGCTGCCGCGCTGTCACATCGTCTCGTATGGCTCGCCGGGTCAGCGCTTCGATGCGTCGGTGCTGGAGGATGACGGCTCCACGTGGCTCCTGTTCCCGGACGCGCAGCAGACCGTCGCACCGGAGGCGGAGAAGCCCCGGAGGCTCATCGTCCTGGACGGGAGCTGGGGACAGGCGCGCCGCATGGTGCAGCGCCTGCCGGGGTTGCGCAGGCTGCCCGGACTGAAGCTGCCTCCGCCGCCGGTGGATTCACGCCGGCTGCGCAGGCCGCCGCATCCAGACGGCATGTCGACGATTGAAGCCATCGCCGGTGCGCTCGCGTACCTGGAGGGCGAGGACGTCGCCCGGCCGCTCTACGACCTGCACGAGAAGATGATCGACCGGGTGCTCGCGAGCCGCGGCCGGGGCCCGGCGCCGTCCTGTGACGAGGACGACGGGGACTGA
- a CDS encoding DMT family transporter has product MRHFAMVAAGATLWGCWSLFLRPAGLSWAQNAFLALVAMSLPVPLLLRGAPFHDRRATLALLVVALADAANISLFFAAMKRGPVSVAVLTHYLAPLLLAFAAPWVLGEKRSVRALVAGPVTLVGLVMLIGRPDGQGGAGMTAALGAGSALFFAAIVLGTKAATRAYSPLAVASLHAPVSAGVLLLIAGTDALPTALDSATLQVLAGGAVCGLAGTCLFNAGLSRVPTAAAGALTYLEPLTASLVGWAVFSEALTPVGVAGGLLVLAAGVWVASERRAPASNMALPSATS; this is encoded by the coding sequence GTGCGGCATTTCGCGATGGTCGCGGCGGGGGCCACCCTCTGGGGGTGCTGGTCCCTCTTCCTCCGGCCCGCGGGCCTGTCCTGGGCGCAGAACGCGTTCCTGGCGCTCGTCGCCATGTCGCTGCCGGTGCCCCTGCTGCTGCGCGGCGCCCCGTTCCATGACCGGCGCGCCACCCTGGCCCTGCTCGTCGTGGCCCTGGCGGACGCGGCCAACATCAGCCTGTTCTTCGCCGCCATGAAGCGCGGTCCCGTGTCGGTGGCCGTGCTCACGCACTATCTCGCCCCCCTGCTGCTCGCGTTCGCCGCGCCCTGGGTGCTGGGGGAGAAGCGCTCCGTGCGGGCCCTCGTCGCCGGGCCGGTGACGCTGGTGGGGCTGGTGATGCTCATCGGCCGGCCCGATGGACAGGGAGGAGCGGGGATGACGGCGGCGCTGGGCGCGGGCAGCGCCCTGTTCTTCGCGGCCATCGTCCTGGGGACGAAGGCGGCGACGCGGGCCTACTCGCCGCTGGCCGTGGCCTCGCTGCACGCGCCGGTGTCCGCCGGGGTGCTGCTGCTCATCGCCGGGACGGACGCGCTGCCGACGGCGCTGGACTCCGCCACCCTCCAGGTGCTCGCCGGGGGCGCGGTGTGCGGCCTCGCCGGGACGTGCCTCTTCAATGCGGGGCTGAGCCGGGTGCCCACGGCGGCGGCCGGGGCGCTGACGTACCTGGAGCCGCTCACGGCCTCCCTGGTGGGCTGGGCCGTCTTCTCCGAGGCGCTCACACCCGTGGGCGTGGCGGGGGGACTCCTGGTGCTGGCCGCGGGGGTCTGGGTCGCCTCCGAGCGTCGGGCGCCCGCGTCAAACATGGCCCTCCCGTCCGCCACGTCTTGA